In a single window of the Trichoderma breve strain T069 chromosome 6, whole genome shotgun sequence genome:
- a CDS encoding cytochrome p450 domain-containing protein: protein MYTYSIRGKWMRTAERLHVQYGPIVRVGPNHLAVDGSVAWTEIYANRGAGKSEYPKPRGFFFNGDETSILAAPRDVHRRLRRHLSHAFSESALVEQEGIIASYIDLLMARLSERAGKGSKINIVDWLNFAAFDIIGDLTFADSFDSLRNSGYHPWVRNIFKNIQAASYTWFATNYPPLQTVMRTFTSNETVKISQYNQQLAVEKALARMSLGPEPADGRRDFMTYMLRKTRTGEEGMTQEEILATAPVLVTAGSETTATLLSGFFFYLPSNPTAYWRLTEEIRSTFNSEDDINMRSASSLPYLQACLEEALRIYPPAAETPWRVSPGDMLLDQFVPAGTHISVSQWATYRNPKYFKDASSYVPERWLLPAHPHYDAQFNNDNKSAFKPFSNGPRDCIGKNLAYAEMRLIVARFFFRFDYELCPEQSGWHHDQRSYKIGIVTEHGDVEQRFLESATQRNGTLQEDFDLPDYSTAIYLDSSQF from the exons ATGTACACGTACAGCATTCGGGGTAAATGGATGCGGACAGCCGAGAGACTACATGTCCAATATGGCCCTATTGTTCGCGTTGGACCAAATCACCTAGCTGTTGACGGATCCGTCGCCTGGACTGAAATCTATGCCAACCGAGGCGCAGGTAAAAGCGAATACCCTAAGCCGAGAGGttttttcttcaacggcGATGAGACGAGTATCTTGGCCGCACCTCGTGATGTTcatcgccgtcttcgccgtcaCTTGAGTCACGCCTTTAGCGAGTCAGCTTTGGTCGAACAAGAGGGGATCATCGCTTCATACATTGATTTGCTCATGGCTCGTCTGTCCGAACGGGCGGGTAAGGGATCCAAGATCAACATTGTAGATTGGTTGAATTTCGCGGCCTTTGACATCATTGGGGACTTAACGTTCGCGGATTCGTTTGACAGTTTGCGAAATAGCGGCTATCATCCGTGGGTTCGAAACATCTTCAAGAACATCCAGGCTGCTTCCTACACCTGGTTTGCCACCAACTACCCCCCGCTGCAGACGGTGATGCGCACATTCACGAGCAATGAAACGGTAAAGATATCGCAATACAACCAACAACTTGCAGTGGAAAAGGCCTTGGCTCGCATGAGTTTGGGGCCCGAGCCCGCAGATGGACGTCGCGACTTCATGACATACATGCTTCGCAAGACACggacaggagaagaaggaatgaCACAAGAGGAAATTCTCGCCACCGCGCCTGTTCTTGTGACTGCAGGCAGCGAGACAACCGCCACGCTGCTTTCGGggtttttcttctatttGCCATCCAATCCAACCGCGTACTGGCGACTAACGGAGGAAATCCGCTCAACTTTCAACAGTGAGGATGACATCAACATGCGTAGTGCATCATCGCTGCCATATCTGCAGGCCTGTCTCGAAGAAGCATTACGCATAtatcctccagctgctgagACACCTTGGCGAGTATCCCCCGGCGACATGCTTCTAGACCAGTTTGTTCCTGCCGGA ACACACATCTCCGTCTCCCAGTGGGCTACGTATCGCAATCCCAAATACTTCAAAGATGCATCTTCATATGTGCCCGAGCGTTGGTTGCTTCCGGCTCATCCACACTACGATGCCCAATTCAACAATGATAACAAATCGGCCTTCAAACCTTTTAGTAACGGTCCACGAGACTGCATTGGCAAGAACCTCGCATACGCAGAGATGAGGCTTATTGTTGCGCGATTTTTTTTCCGCTTTGATTACGAACTTTGTCCAGAACAAAGTGGATGGCATCACGACCAGCG GAGTTACAAAATTGGTATCGTCACTGAGCATGGCGACGTTGAACAGAGGTTCCTAGAGAGCGCTACTCAGCGAAACGGCACACTACAGGAGGACTTTGACTTACCTGATTACTCCACTGCTATTTATCTCGACTCATCGCAATTTTGA
- a CDS encoding pyridine nucleotide-disulfide oxidoreductase domain-containing protein, giving the protein MSSSTHHIVVLGSNFAGLAISHYILRHIIPSVASNTDKKCKLTIVSPSTHYFFKVGAPRAIARPELVSKVSMPFAGAFQDYGDLYAFVQGEAIALDPSKKLVTVKGVTDTDENRIQIPYDSLIIATGMTSASPLWTLQGPHTVTSNAICDTNAAISKANTILIAGGGPTGVETAGEIAYHWHGKDITLFSGSTRLLSNLSNKGVGTSAESHLRRLKVKTVHMAKVTSASKTANGTTLVELNNGTTREVDLYIDATGGTPNTSFLPAEWLDTRGSVITDPETLRVTSAPPGVYAIGDVASYSKRNVLDVHRAIAPLGYSLWADMTKKAKVKAPLTEKVYKQDPGDFQFVPIGPKGGVGTAFGWSVPSFMVWLAKSRTFFIEKVPANVAGASYTNIDVSSIPS; this is encoded by the coding sequence ATGTCCTCGTCAACCCATCACATCGTAGTTCTCGGCAGCAACTTTGCCGGGTTGGCTATCAGTCATTACATTCTGAGACACATTATACCGTCAGTGGCGAGCAACACCGACAAGAAGTGCAAGTTGACTATTGTATCGCCATCGACTCACTATTTCTTCAAAGTCGGTGCCCCTCGCGCCATTGCCCGGCCTGAACTGGTCAGCAAGGTCTCAATGCCATTCGCGGGCGCGTTTCAAGATTATGGCGACCTATATGCATTTGTCCAAGGCGAAGCCATAGCACTTGACCCTTCAAAGAAGCTAGTCACGGTCAAGGGTGTCACCGATACCGATGAGAACAGGATACAGATCCCATACGACTCACTTATTATCGCCACAGGGATGACAAGCGCCAGTCCCCTTTGGACTCTCCAAGGACCACACACAGTCACAAGCAACGCTATTTGCGACACCAATGCAGCTATTTCCAAGGCAAATACGATCCTAATCGCCGGCGGTGGCCCCACAGGCGTCGAAACAGCCGGCGAAATTGCCTACCATTGGCACGGCAAGGATATCACCCTATTCTCCGGCAGCACTCGCCTCCTCTCCAATTTATCGAACAAGGGAGTTGGAACGTCGGCGGAATCACACCTGCGCAGGTTGAAGGTTAAGACAGTGCATATGGCCAAGGTTACTTCTGCGTCCAAGACGGCGAATGGTACCACGCTGGTGGAATTGAACAATGGCACCACCAGGGAGGTTGATTTATACATTGACGCGACGGGTGGTACACCTAATACGAGCTTCTTGCCAGCCGAATGGCTTGATACCCGGGGATCCGTCATCACCGACCCTGAGACCTTGCGTGTGACAAGTGCTCCACCTGGCGTTTATGCCATTGGCGACGTGGCATCGTACTCGAAGAGAAACGTCCTCGATGTTCATCGAGCTATCGCCCCCCTCGGGTACTCGCTCTGGGCTGACatgaccaagaaggccaaggtgAAAGCACCCCTAACCGAGAAGGTATACAAGCAGGACCCTGGAGACTTCCAGTTTGTTCCCATTGGTCCAAAGGGTGGTGTCGGAACAGCGTTTGGTTGGTCTGTGCCAAGCTTCATGGTTTGGCTTGCAAAGTCGAGGACCTTCTTCATTGAAAAGGTGCCCGCCAATGTCGCTGGCGCTAGCTATACAAACATCGATGTATCCTCCATACCCAGCTAA
- a CDS encoding AMP-binding enzyme domain-containing protein has product MPPSLENVCIPGSFALPNLSAKESSTPTGMKDEYLVLSWLIVLLRMKEDRQANCGWIYQTREPEIEGELARGELSTNKVLGNLKSTVGQATIAISKYMTGAVLQSLERYSTPVSLLLSTEYRLNENNKAKDDSTLYLETYYMNGHLRILPARTSENVSQYVITQYAEALSHTIRMCISNHDAVIEDFLHPFPHDMDQIWQWNHSLPQTYDCCMHDIVSGRAQESPDKVAILSWDGSLTYAEVDRFSSLLALLLRERGVEAHEFLPLCFEKSKWTVVAVLAVMKAGGTMVLMDPALPIARLRNMAEQVNAKTMVVSRNQYNLATDILPHGEFIILEAETFACFEDFVNFPALPVVHPSTLMYIIFTSGSTGTPKGVQVSHRSYSSSAFPRAKAVGYNNNSRVLDFASYAFDVSIDSMILTLANGGCLCIPSDEDRLNDINTAMRSMKVNYAGLTPSVARILDLDVIASLEGLGLGGEAASVSDVALWGQYARIIIGYGPCECTIGCTVNSNAAANRDYITIGPGNGAAIWIVDPDDHESLMPVGAVGELLVEGPIVGQGYLNDPKKTAAAFIQDPSWLVSGHGQHSGRQGRLYKTGDLGKYAPDSSGEIIFMGRKDTQVKLRGQRVELGEIESQLKARLPSEISVISEVITPAGSAAQPTLVVFITQHVGKARDNRQLELACLSGDLGETTLKANTDVAKVLPRYMIPTAYIPINFIPTLISGKIDRKRLREFGSTVDLKQLDKNAKSTATRALSDLEQRLRQAWAFILKLNPDEITQEDNFFALGGNSLAAMRLVSTCRDRGLDLSVTGTFANPTLSEMANAVFICDYDANITVPEFSMISQLADSARLEASRICGINEAAIEDIYPCTPTQESLFTFSLKSTKPYIAQRVACIPPNVNLEQWKKAWESVVDVSPILRTRLAQLQDPGLQQVVLKEKISWEHPTDLDQYLVDDRAIGMDLGQRLARYAIVNNNGDGKQYMVWTVHHVLYDGWSEPIILGKVREALQHGSALPHHPALITMRDFVKYVRDTDQIAMQEFWSRELDGAIGPQFPRLPSRDFLPNPDTIFEYQITIKSTIGFPFTLATVIRGAWALVASQFTHSDDVVFGETLTGRDIPLLGVEGVIGPLIATVPIRIRIDRTKSVNDYLKAVQQAILSRTPYQHMGMQNIRKVHPDAQHACEAGTGLVIQPELEYDGTDLGFAHGDVVREALYFNPYPVMLACGMNPDGFRICASFDSSLIDISQMKRMMAQLETACSHLMSDLGKRVDQISCLPEAELNNIWGFNQLPPVSLDQASGKIRAGAETQPGSTYPPFLVPWVCIPQNPSLLSPIGCPGELWLEGPHLFTTEAIESPAWLLAGSSQFSGRSGQVRATGDIVQLQDNGKLVFVGRTENIVPVNGHSVDITDFEAHFAQLLSPSVIAAAALYHPSPIEKKQPVDEGLIVFIEQQPLDKDNVELLPKGCKVSCAVPGSQPFETAICATISANFAGVLKRFDKHIRNSLPSHMVPYAYVVVEKMPITQGKVDHSLVNQLASNISENITSQLRESLTKEWSKIVSPANLTASQDILRSAWAEVLNVNLDQIDVDDNFFRLGGDSVSVMKLTSNLRKNGHGMSVADVFRHMRLRDAATVLKVNELFKEDTWSYRPFSMLGSIDIDLFLSECIRPKLANPNWSIKDVFNVTDSQALDVRATIQRPRTSIQYTMLYFDQGSIDQSKLLSACANLVKTHEVLRTVFVEHNSTLFQVVLDEINVPVTMKTTDADLDEFVTNLCTNDIESDFLLGSSFVRMFYIQTRDGKGCLVLGLSHAQYDGVSLPRLLRDLEILYAGEEVVNFEPFSSYVARIQNKGLQKRSLDYWSNLLSGSMLSILPDQSTTNTDRAVFLSRQTSVSKAPEGITTASVLTAAFALVIARRLHKSDVSFGGVTSGRNIDQLNTENVMGPCYQFAPIRVILKPGWSAMDLLRFVQNQTAESAAHDFVGFQKIAKQCAEWSSGANFFDSIVHHQDFEDFDHMPFANGSCRVDISNPHGDAAYPLKAVSFLRQGRLNAGLVGNQADIAFIDSLLTELVNAVEELVNPTLVGKAIDFGFSIEG; this is encoded by the exons ATGCCGCCCAGTTTAGAGAATGTCTGCATACCTGGGAGCTTTGCGCTTCCTAATCTTTCCGCGAAAGAGTCATCAACTCCGACAGGGATGAAGGATGAATACCTTGTCCTATCATGGCTTATTGTCCTTTTGAGGATGAAGGAAGATAGGCAAGCTAACTGTGGCTGGATATATCAAACACGAGAGCCTGAGATTGAGGGCGAATTGGCCAGAGGGGAACTCTCAACGAATAAAGTATTGGGGAACTTGAAAAGTACTGTCGGCCAAGCCACCattgccatctccaagtATATGACTGGGGCCGTATTACAGTCTCTTGAGAGATATTCGACTCCCGTTTCTCTCTTATTGAGTACAGAATACCGGCTCAATGAAAATAACAAGGCTAAAGATGAT AGTACCCTATACCTCGAAACATATTATATGAACGGCCATCTCCGGATACTCCCCGCACGCACCTCCGAAAATGTTTCTCAATATGTAATAACGCAATACGCCGAAGCATTGAGCCATACCATCAGAATGTGCATCTCGAATCATGATGCGGTTATTGAGGACTTTCTTCATCCATTCCCGCACGATATGGATCAAATATGGCAGTGGAATCATTCTCTTCCGCAGACGTACGACTGCTGCATGCATGATATAGTTTCCGGGCGAGCTCAAGAATCTCCAGACAAGGTGGCAATTCTATCTTGGGACGGCAGCTTGACTTACGCCGAAGTTGATCGATTCTCGTCTCTTCTGGCCCTTTTACTCAGAGAACGGGGTGTTGAAGCACACGAATTCCTTCCACTGTGCTTCGAAAAGTCAAAATGGACTGTTGTTGCTGTGCTGGCTGTAATGAAAGCCGGAGGAACAATGGTGCTTATGGACCCAGCACTTCCGATTGCCCGCTTGCGAAATATGGCAGAACAAGTTAATGCAAAGACAATGGTTGTCTCTCGAAACCAGTATAATTTAGCTACGGACATCCTCCCACATGGGGAATTTATTATTTTGGAGGCGGAGACATTTGCTTGCTTTGAGGACTTTGTAAACTTTCCCGCTCTACCGGTTGTGCATCCATCAACGCTCATGTACATCATCTTCACTTCTGGAAGTACAGGCACTCCCAAGGGAGTTCAAGTATCCCACCGCAGCTATTCCAGCAGTGCTTTCCCTCGGGCTAAAGCAGTTGGTTACAACAATAATTCCCGGGTTCTCGATTTCGCGTCCTACGCCTTCGATGTTAGTATTGACAGTATGATACTAACATTGGCTAACGGCGGCTGTCTCTGCATTCCATCGGATGAAGACAGACTCAACGACATAAATACAGCTATGCGAAGTATGAAGGTGAACTACGCGGGTCTCACCCCCTCAGTTGCTCGAATACTAGACTTGGACGTCATTGCGTCGCTCGAAGGACTGGGTCTTGGGGGTGAAGCGGCTTCCGTCAGTGATGTTGCGCTTTGGGGCCAGTATGCTAGGATTATCATAGGATATGGCCCCTGTGAATGCACCATTGGCTGTACTGTGAATAGCAATGCAGCTGCGAATCGGGACTACATCACCATTGGGCCAGGCAATGGCGCCGCTATTTGGATTGTGGACCCAGATGACCACGAGTCACTAATGCCGGTAGGCGCAGTGGGTGAGCTGCTTGTGGAAGGCCCGATTGTTGGGCAAGGCTATCTTAATGATCCCAAAAAGACTGCCGCTGCGTTCATTCAAGATCCGTCATGGCTTGTATCAGGCCACGGTCAACATAGCGGCCGCCAAGGCCGTCTGTACAAGACTGGGGACCTTGGAAAGTATGCTCCTGACAGTTCTGGCGAGATCATCTTCATGGGCAGGAAAGACACTCAGGTCAAGTTGCGTGGCCAGCGGGTTGAGTTGGGGGAAATAGAGAGCCAACTGAAAGCTAGGCTCCCCTCGGAGATCAGCGTGATATCTGAGGTGATTACGCCAGCCGGATCCGCGGCCCAACCGACTTTAGTGGTATTCATTACACAACACGTCGGAAAGGCAAGGGACAATCGCCAGTTAGAATTGGCCTGCCTCTCTGGAGATTTGGGCGAAACAACGTTGAAAGCCAACACCGATGTGGCGAAAGTATTGCCCCGGTATATGATTCCAACCGCATACATACCGATCAACTTTATTCCAACGTTGATATCAGGAAAAATTGATCGAAAGCGTCTGAGAGAATTTGGTTCCACAGTGGACTTGAAGCAGCTTGATAAAAACGCGAAGAGCACGGCAACTCGGGCGCTTAGTGACCTTGAGCAACGCCTACGACAGGCTTGGGCTTTCATCCTGAAGTTGAACCCAGACGAAATCACCCAGGAAGACAATTTCTTTGCGTTAGGTGGCAATTCTCTGGCAGCCATGAGATTGGTGTCTACATGTAGAGATCGAGGGTTGGATCTTAGCGTGACTGGAACATTTGCCAATCCAACCCTCTCGGAAATGGCAAATGCTGTCTTCATATGCGATTACGACGCGAACATCACAGTTCCGGAGTTTTCTATGATATCTCAGCTTGCTGACAGTGCCCGACTAGAGGCATCACGCATTTGTGGGATAAATGAGGCCGCTATTGAGGATATTTACCCCTGTACACCAACTCAGGAATCTTTGTTTACGTTTTCTCTCAAATCGACGAAGCCTTATATCGCCCAGCGTGTTGCTTGTATCCCGCCTAATGTAAACTTGGAACAGTGGAAAAAAGCATGGGAGTCGGTTGTTGATGTGAGCCCCATCTTACGCACACGCTTAGCTCAACTCCAAGACCCTGGGCTTCAGCAAGTTGTTCTCAAAGAGAAGATATCGTGGGAACATCCCACAGATCTTGATCAGTATCTTGTAGACGATAGAGCCATTGGGATGGATCTCGGGCAAAGGCTGGCTCGATATGCTATTGTGAATAACAATGGGGATGGCAAACAATATATGGTTTGGACTGTGCATCACGTACTCTACGATGGATGGTCAGAACCGATCATACTTGGAAAGGTTCGCGAAGCATTACAACACGGAAGTGCTTTGCCTCACCATCCAGCACTCATAACTATGCGAGACTTTGTCAAGTATGTTCGCGACACCGATCAGATTGCGATGCAAGAGTTTTGGAGCAGAGAGCTTGATGGTGCAATAGGCCCTCAATTCCCTCGTCTACCCTCCAGAGACTTTTTACCAAACCCGGACACCATCTTCGAGTATCAAATAACCATAAAGTCAACTATCGGCTTTCCATTTACTCTGGCAACCGTTATCCGTGGCGCATGGGCCCTAGTCGCTTCACAGTTTACTCATAGCGATGATGTCGTCTTTGGAGAGACACTCACGGGTCGAGACATTCCACTGCTTGGTGTGGAGGGCGTTATTGGTCCATTGATTGCTACTGTCCCTATCCGAATACGCATTGACCGGACAAAATCCGTCAATGATTATTTGAAGGCTGTCCAGCAAGCTATTCTCTCTCGTACTCCATATCAACACATGGGCATGCAAAACATCAGAAAGGTTCACCCAGATGCCCAACATGCTTGTGAAGCAGGAACAGGTCTGGTTATACAACCGGAATTGGAATACGACGGCACCGATCTTGGTTTTGCCCACGGAGATGTTGTTCGAGAAGCGTTATATTTCAACCCTTATCCCGTTATGCTAGCATGTGGTATGAACCCTGATGGATTCAGGATCTGTGCAAGCTTCGATAGCAGCCTGATAGATATCAGCCAAATGAAACGAATGATGGCACAACTAGAGACAGCTTGTTCACACCTTATGAGCGATCTCGGGAAAAGGGTCGACCAGATATCTTGCCTCCCAGAAGCTGAATTGAATAATATTTGGGGCTTCAATCAACTCCCACCGGTATCTCTCGATCAGGCGTCTGGGAAGATTAGGGCAGGCGCAGAAACACAACCAGGATCTACATATCCTCCATTTCTAGTTCCTTGGGTGTGCATTCCACAAAACCCATCCCTTTTATCACCCATCGGTTGCCCTGGTGAACTTTGGCTTGAAGGACCACATTTGTTCACCACTGAAGCGATCGAGTCTCCTGCCTGGCTCTTAGCTGGGAGCTCTCAGTTTTCCGGTCGATCAGGTCAAGTTCGAGCAACAGGAGACATAGTTCAGCTACAAGACAATGGCAAATTAGTGTTTGTGGGTCGAACTGAAAACATTGTACCTGTCAATGGTCATTCGGTGGACATCACAGACTTTGAGGCGCATTTCGCTCAGTTACTGTCCCCATCTGTCATCGCTGCTGCGGCTTTATACCACCCGTCACCTATTGAGAAAAAGCAGCCTGTAGATGAAGGGCTGATTGTGTTTATAGAACAACAGCCCTTGGATAAGGACAATGTTGAGTTGCTACCAAAAGGGTGCAAAGTGAGTTGTGCAGTACCTGGCTCACAACCTTTTGAAACTGCTATCTGTGCAACTATATCTGCCAACTTTGCTGGGGTATTGAAGAGGTTTGACAAACACATTCGGAATTCTTTGCCGTCGCATATGGTGCCTTATGCGTACGTCGTTGTAGAGAAAATGCCCATCACACAGGGCAAAGTCGATCACAGCTTAGTTAACCAGCTTGCGTCCAACATCTCTGAGAATATAACTTCTCAGCTACGCGAAAGTCTCACGAAAGAATGGTCGAAAATCGTGAGCCCGGCAAATCTTACGGCGTCGCAAGATATTCTGCGATCCGCGTGGGCAGAAGTGCTTAATGTCAATTTGGATCAAATTGACGTTGACGATAATTTCTTCCGCCTAGGCGGCGATTCAGTATCAGTTATGAAACTGACGTCGAACCTTCGCAAGAATGGACATGGAATGAGTGTAGCAGATGTATTTCGGCACATGCGCCTTCGCGACGCTGCCACGGTTTTAAAGGTCAACGAATTGTTCAAAGAGGACACATGGTCTTACAGACCATTTTCAATGTTGGGATCTATCGACATAgatctctttctctctgaATGTATTCGCCCAAAGCTTGCTAATCCCAACTGGAGCATCAAAGATGTATTCAACGTGACGGATTCACAGGCATTAGACGTTAGAGCAACCATTCAGAGGCCACGCACATCGATACAGTACACGATGTTGTACTTCGACCAGGGCTCAATAGACCAAAGCAAACTGCTGAGTGCTTGTGCAAATCTTGTCAAAACTCATGAGGTTTTGCGCACAGTATTTGTCGAGCACAACTCAACTCTATTTCAGGTTGTCTTGGACGAGATTAACGTTCCagtgacgatgaagacaacAGATGCAGACCTCGATGAGTTTGTCACGAACCTTTGCACTAATGATATCGAGTctgattttcttcttggatcGTCCTTCGTCAGGATGTTTTATATCCAAACCCGAGATGGCAAAGGTTGCCTTGTCCTAGGTTTATCTCATGCCCAATACGACGGAGTATCCCTGCCTCGATTGCTTCGAGATTTGGAAATATTGTacgctggagaagaagtggtAAACTTTGAACCATTCAGCTCTTATGTTGCACGAATCCAGAACAAGGGATTACAAAAAAGATCGTTGGACTACTGGAGTAATCTTCTTAGTGGCTCGATGCTTTCAATTCTTCCTGACCAGTCGACAACAAATACAGACAGAGCCGTATTCTTGTCACGACAAACCAGTGTCTCCAAGGCACCTGAGGGCATTACCACAGCTAGTGTGCTTACTGCAGCATTTGCTCTGGTGATAGCTCGTAGACTTCACAAATCAGACGTCTCTTTTGGAGGGGTAACATCTGGTCGAAACATTGACCAACTGAACACAGAGAATGTGATGGGTCCATGCTATCAGTTCGCACCCATTAGAGTCATCTTGAAACCCGGATGGTCCGCAATGGATCTCTTACGATTCGTTCAGAATCAAACAGCCGAATCTGCTGCTCATGACTTTGTTGGCTTCCAAAAAATAGCTAAACAGTGTGCAGAGTGGTCCTCGGGAGCAAACTTTTTTGACTCCATTGTTCACCATCAAGATTTTGAGGATTTTGATCATATGCCTTTTGCCAATGGAAGCTGCAGAGTCGATATTTCCAATCCACACGGTGACGCGGCTTATCCCCTTAAGGCAGTCTCTTTCCTTAGACAGGGGAGACTGAATGCTGGATTGGTTGGAAATCAGGCAGATATAGCATTCATTGACTCTTTACTGACAGAATTAGTCAATgctgtcgaggagcttgtcAACCCTACTTTAGTTGGGAAAGCCATTGATTTTGGATTTAGTATTGAAGGATAA